In the genome of Phaeodactylum tricornutum CCAP 1055/1 chromosome 20, whole genome shotgun sequence, one region contains:
- a CDS encoding predicted protein, whose amino-acid sequence MDQQGPCPAPAPAPILLVNAAATQPPPTVYVSNSTAVDNQSLALIHIPPAAGPGQLLCSPISNSAARQHSAPLNGATSDSFSVNGTTYCHKVNRASVQYRFSTHNILLNKDSLIDGGANSGLSGSNVTVTSQSLLEATVSGIGNLELTNLRLSTVAGLVHMMDCPIIGVLVIPFMRSWGVMVDNIPRTFGGKQRIVMSDGRFVILLSISGGLTYLSMQAPTEEDLDTFEWVPFTADNEWDPNGVSSPAATNDDLSLQLPAGHVPFRDERINNFGPLAHSAAVSRSPLNANAVQPDFGWVPSACISRMFENTTQFARADARLPLRKHFKSRFPAANVSCLNEIVATDTFFSDTPAADDGIFNPGGGGGLQWPNVSWEKRKSQFAHTFEDFVCTHGAPNALLSDNACAQIGKQALQILRMYAIDNMQCKPHHQHQNYPERRIEDVKKMVNTIMDCTNTPPEYWLLCLFYVTYLLNHLAVESLNWRTLLQVAHGQRPDISALLLFRWFEPVYYYNPDHASFPSASREKTGRWVGVAEHKGDALTYWILTEKTHQAIACSVVCSGNVNTGLKKHRAANYSPDGGEPSNPKPIVLAMSRPP is encoded by the exons ATGGACCAACAAGGACCTTGCCCTGCTCCAGCTCCCGCCCCTATCTTATTGGTGAACGCCGCTGCCACTCAGCCTCCTCCTACGGTATATGTAAGCAACTCAACGGCtgttgacaaccaaagccttgcttTGATTCACATCCCGCCTGCAGCTGGACCCGGTCAACTGCTTTGTTCGCCCATTTCAAATTCGGCTGCCCGCCAGCACTCTGCTCCGTTGAATGGCGCAACGTCCgactctttttcggtcaATGGGACCACCTATTGCCACAAAGTGAACCGTGCTTCTGTCCAGTACCGTTTCTCCACTCACAATATTTTGTTGAATAAGGACTCTTTGATTGATGGTGGAGCCAACAGTGGCCTTAGCGGCTCCAATGTAACCGTTACTTCGCAATCCctgttggaggcaactgtctctggaattggaaattTGGAACTGACCAACCTCCGTTTGTCAACGGTGGCCGGACTTGTTCACATGATGGATTGCCCCATTATTGGT GTACTGGTAATACCATTCATGCGCTCCTGGGGAGTCATGGTTGACAACATCCCTCGTACTTTTGGTGGCAAACAGCGTATTGTCATGTCCGATGGCCGTTTTGTCATCCTGCTTTCAATTTCTGGCGGACTCACATATTTGTCTATGCAGGCCCCTACCGAGGAGGACCTGGACACTTTTGAATGGGTGCCTTTTACCGCAGATAACGAATGGGACCCAAATGGTGTATCTTCTCCTGCCGCTACCAACGATGACCTCAGTTTGCAGCTTCCTGCCGGCCATGTCCCGTTCCGTGATGAACGCATCAATAACTTTGGTCCCCTTGCGCATTCCGCGGCTGTCAGTCGATCCCCTTTGAATGCCAATGCTGTTCAACCTGATTTTGGATGGGTTCCCAGTGCTTGTATCTCTCGCATGTTTGAGAATACCACGCAATTCGCTCGTGCCGATGCCCGTTTGCCCCTGCGCAAGCACTTCAAATCGCGTTTCCCTGCTGCCAATGTATCTTGTTtgaacgaaattgtggcaaccgatacctttttctcggataCCCCTGCGGCCGATGACGGCATTTTCAACCctgggggggggggggggctaCAATGGCCCAATGTTTCGTGGGAAAAA CGCAAATCTCAGTTTGCCCATACTTTCGAGGACTTTGTTTGTACCCATGGTGCTCCCAATGCCCTCCTCAGCGACAATGCTTGTGCTCAGATCGGTAAGCAGGCGCTTCAAATTTTGCGAATGTATGCAATCGACAATATGCAGTGCAAGCCGCAccatcagcaccaaaattaCCCGGAACGCCGCATTGAAGATGTGAAAAAGATGGTGAACACAATCATGGATTGTACAAACACTCCTCCGGAATATTGGTTGCTCTGCTTATTTTATGTGACCTACTTGCTCAATCACCTTGCTGTTGAAAGCTTGAATTGGCGTACCCTGCTTCAGGTTGCCCATGGACAGCGTCCTGATATTTCTGCCTTGCTCCTTTTCCGTTGGTTTGAACCCGTTTATTATTACAACCCTGACCATGCGTCTTTCCCATCGGCTTCTCGCGAGAAAACTGGTCGTTGGGTTGGTGTTGCTGAACACAAAGGTGATGCGCTGACTTATTGGATTTTGACCGAAAAAACTCACCAAGCCATTGCTTGTTCTGTTGTTTGTTCAGGCAATGTCAATACTGGTTTGAAAAAGCACCGTGCTGCAAATTACTCTCCCGATGGAGGTGAGCCTTCGAATCCTAAGCCTATTGTCTTGGCTATGAGCAGGCCTCCTTAA
- a CDS encoding predicted protein, producing MPRPRNFCLYGIPLVAASVFSIFYSFYAFDYHNDFCLEAQKAVTVPAISTSEVLSSPRQMAKSASFQGECRSLANGGPVSLVWAWNDPPLFHAMKTTIDGLTSGLSGIRVVIYCGSTACVSAAHKAVLELPPQATLMSSCISIQYIIAPQLAEDSPFEEWIGDHVLAKLLSAIYFEQTLQVVMQLTVIWKYGGMVLLPGFNVAFPSMLELTAKDGATLMTAADMGLVKPGVGGGLYAVAAPPKDAMIKSLMEEMLVMYKWPNYVASDWPVRSQWDILCARQSSCLAAQRPLQDIGIRTGNESTVEHHPKRHFGTLSYQARRHGTKAYPSMNQGDEMQGLAGLQFLPRLDAFVDRDRLDVVKLIDSADFSATGEVTPQSPSQPALTQTTLFLNAWWGIPNWVWPPPEKLEPIFVSMHLNNNKNKDDVKRSKGYLNQNWPIGARDSKTHDFFQSIGIHSVFTACMTMTLLPTWSEQRALMEQSDEVLLVDVNREGLQLLPDHIKSRAVTLSAKLKDPNVIDDMVARYVEAHAMKVRLQKAKLVITQRLHIALPAASTGTPVILIIDNDMPGGGGDRFSGLQQAVHTVHSTNGSTALALFNWDDPPPNPNPIFFRKKRNVLRVLTMCHGEVTDSARKFGAIPASWEYPSETKVCRNTIGNLHTEDAIHIATTINPLWLDSKHVLPSWVHALYKSNPTETFVFYFLTDRMNEKQRCIVRWMVLQWFPNAKVYTIPIQLPSVDISSIPIKHVPTFSQVRLLLPQMLPCVQRTLWIDVDAMVIKQLRPIWDTWKVMPECGIVARSLLAKTDVGSMMAALNVTSPQQLWKKASKDMPGFDAGVMLLDLDALRASHFTEKVASYWSFSIGGNDQISLNMQCNGTHGNLDSVWNVFMDSPDDYVHNRTREWSIVHFQGLNKPWLVKSDLFHGRVWAKYALSLVDALYGPIQLQ from the coding sequence ATGCCAAGACCACGAAATTTTTGTTTGTACGGCATTCCTTTGGTTGCTGCTTCCGTGTTCTCCATTTTCTATTCATTCTACGCTTTTGACTATCACAACGACTTTTGCTTGGAAGCACAGAAGGCCGTGACGGTGCCAGCCATATCTACCAGTGAGGTACTATCGTCACCACGCCAAATGGCCAAGTCAGCATCTTTCCAAGGCGAATGCCGCTCGCTAGCCAACGGTGGTCCAGTTAGTCTCGTTTGGGCATGGAATGATCCACCCTTGTTTCACGCCATGAAGACCACAATAGATGGGCTTACATCAGGGTTGTCGGGTATTCGAGTAGTTATATACTGTGGCTCAACCGCATGTGTTTCGGCAGCACACAAGGCTGTCCTTGAACTCCCACCACAGGCGACGTTGATGTCATCCTGTATCAGCATCCAGTACATAATTGCCCCCCAGTTGGCCGAAGACTCACCATTTGAAGAATGGATTGGAGATCATGTCTTGGCAAAGCTCTTGTCGGCAATTTACTTTGAACAGACCCTTCAAGTTGTGATgcagctgactgtgatctGGAAATATGGTGGTATGGTGCTCTTGCCGGGGTTCAACGTGGCGTTTCCCTCTATGCTCGAACTGACGGCTAAAGATGGCGCCACACTCATGACGGCTGCTGACATGGGCCTAGTCAAGCCAGGAGTTGGCGGGGGTCTCTATGCAGTAGCGGCGCCACCGAAAGATGCAATGATCAAGTCTCTTATGGAGGAGATGCTAGTAATGTACAAATGGCCAAATTACGTTGCATCGGACTGGCCGGTACGAAGCCAATGGGACATCCTGTGTGCACGACAGAGTAGCTGTCTTGCTGCTCAGCGACCCCTACAAGATATAGGAATAAGAACAGGAAATGAGTCTACAGTGGAGCATCATCCTAAGAGACACTTTGGAACACTGAGCTACCAGGCAAGAAGACATGGGACAAAGGCATACCCTAGCATGAATCAAGGCGACGAGATGCAAGGGTTGGCGGGTTTGCAATTTCTTCCGCGCCTCGACGCTTTTGTGGACAGAGACCGGCTTGACGTGGTGAAATTGATTGACTCCGCCGACTTTTCCGCCACAGGTGAAGTCACCCCTCAATCCCCGTCTCAACCTGCTTTGACACAAACAACACTGTTTCTAAATGCTTGGTGGGGGATTCCAAATTGGGTCTGGCCGCCACCTGAAAAGCTTGAGCCTATCTTTGTCTCAATGCATCTCAACAATAACAAAAACAAAGATGACGTAAAGAGATCAAAAGGATATCTCAACCAAAATTGGCCTATTGGAGCACGAGACTCAAAGACGCACGATTTTTTTCAGTCCATCGGTATCCACTCAGTTTTTACGGCGTGCATGACAATGACTCTTTTGCCAACTTGGAGTGAGCAACGTGCTTTGATGGAACAAAGCGATGAAGTGTTGCTTGTAGACGTGAATAGAGAAGGTCTTCAGCTGCTACCAGACCACATCAAGTCAAGAGCCGTGACCCTGTCAGCAAAGCTTAAAGACCCAAATGTTATAGATGACATGGTGGCACGATACGTTGAAGCTCATGCTATGAAGGTTCGCTTGCAAAAAGCCAAGTTGGTCATCACCCAGCGGCTGCACATTGCGTTGCCAGCTGCTTCCACAGGAACGCCCGTGATTTTGATCATTGACAATGATATGCCTGGGGGTGGAGGTGATCGCTTCAGTGGTCTGCAGCAGGCTGTACACACTGTACACTCTACAAATGGGTCCACAGCCTTGGCTTTATTCAATTGGGATGATCCACCACCCAATCCCAACCCAATATTTTTCCGAAAGAAACGTAACGTCCTTCGCGTCTTGACTATGTGCCATGGGGAAGTGACCGACTCGGCACGAAAATTTGGTGCAATTCCAGCTTCATGGGAGTACCCGTCTGAAACCAAAGTGTGCAGGAATACAATTGGCAACTTGCACACAGAAGATGCTATTCATATTGCAACTACAATTAATCCTTTATGGTTGGACTCCAAGCATGTTCTCCCCAGCTGGGTTCATGCACTGTACAAGTCAAACCCTACGGAAACATTTGTGTTCTATTTCCTTACAGACAGAATGAATGAAAAGCAGCGATGTATAGTCCGATGGATGGTGCTTCAATGGTTTCCCAATGCAAAGGTTTACACAATACCAATACAGCTGCCATCTGTGGACATTTCTTCCATCCCTATAAAACATGTTCCTACATTCTCTCAAGTCCGGCTTCTCTTGCCCCAAATGCTTCCCTGTGTGCAGCGAACTTTGTGGATTGATGTTGATGCCATGGTGATAAAGCAACTTAGACCAATTTGGGACACCTGGAAGGTCATGCCAGAATGTGGTATAGTTGCCAGGAGCTTATTGGCAAAGACAGACGTGGGATCTATGATGGCAGCCCTGAATGTAACATCTCCCCAgcagctgtggaagaaagCCAGCAAAGACATGCCAGGATTCGATGCTGGAGTGATGCTTCTAGACCTTGATGCATTGCGCGCCAGCCACTTCACAGAAAAGGTGGCATCGTACTGGTCCTTTTCAATTGGCGGAAATGATCAAATTTCCTTGAATATGCAATGCAATGGGACCCATGGCAACCTTGACTCAGTTTGGAATGTATTCATGGACTCTCCAGACGACTATGTGCACAACCGGACAAGAGAGTGGAGCATTGTTCACTTTCAAGGCTTGAACAAGCCTTGGCTTGTAAAGAGTGATTTGTTTCATGGTAGAGTATGGGCCAAATACGCCCTTTCGCTTGTTGATGCTCTCTATGGACCAATCCAATTGCAGTAA